Proteins co-encoded in one Salvelinus sp. IW2-2015 linkage group LG17, ASM291031v2, whole genome shotgun sequence genomic window:
- the fignl2 gene encoding fidgetin-like protein 2 isoform X1, with amino-acid sequence MLSPIVPYSLYKMHWNPEHAQSLSQWPEQHLDVSSTTSSPAHKSELYTAGRTHARGGSTHGYAWANDDIGALTASNLLKSYAEKYSGVLDSPYNRPPGPTVGAYPEPGAFGGLNGLKTELEPWPLSHSAEGPYPGSLDGLSGPKAGATSAGPPGASSVSVVNSNLSDSGYSGSSSCSGSHSGDYNPPSYNGTYLSSGYCPGPLPGSALPPASLHHPLQPTPTLVPSYSPSTQVYSYPPSSYPHQPSLAPAYSHPSAGYLHSGLATPTPLPSRTTVVGGSYSYQESGGGVKRKAFDMSLEEEGEGSRYRKYSGYDPMKSGGGGDSLSPYSMGDKGNIRFTTGSTDPLAFKPSKPSSQPLVSPPYMVAVAGENSPAAGMTGENGGGGGSENQGFSHSQQQQQQHRSSQAHNQKRPSIHGQGQPGSGPGETASLKSPDPMVLDLVNGEVLDCSPALLWGELAGLTHVKAALEEELLWPCLRPSPTILPPATVLLFGPRGSGKTTLARSMAAQLGASFYRLSGAMLASKGKVDAEGILGATLQVAGARQPSVVLLSEVEALEDEEGLRQVLLSALEKAQMGLGSAGGAPGLVIVVCTTGRPDLLQDTVHRSFAKHYHVGLPDAGMRRQVLLQALVPQGCSLSDRELGAVLQRSEGFSVWELLQLCQQALSSASSSGPQGPLHSLSGQATGPPALKDFENAFCKVRPQSHATPKELDTCMEWSKVYSQ; translated from the exons ATGCTGAGTCCTATTGTTCCCTATA GCCTGTATAAGATGCACTGGAACCCGGAGCATGCCCAGTCCCTCAGCCAGTGGCCTGAGCAGCACCTGGATGtgtcctccaccacctcctcgcCGGCCCACAAGTCCGAGCTGTACACCGCTGGCCGAACCCACGCCCGAGGAGGCTCCACCCACGGCTACGCCTGGGCCAATGACGACATTGGTGCCCTAACCGCCTCCAATCTGCTAAAGAGCTATGCAGAGAAGTACTCTGGTGTTCTAGACTCACCCTACAACCGTCCACCGGGGCCCACTGTAGGGGCCTACCCAGAGCCAGGGGCCTTCGGTGGCCTCAATGGCCTCAAGACTGAGCTGGAGCCCTGGCCCCTGAGCCACAGTGCGGAGGGGCCCTACCCCGGGTCCCTGGATGGTCTGTCAGGCCCCAAGGCTGGGGCCACATCAGCAGGGCCCCCAGGGGCCAGCAGTGTGTCAGTGGTCAACAGTAACCTCTCAGACTCTGGATATAGTGGTAGCAGCTCCTGCTCTGGGTCTCACTCTGGTGACTACAACCCCCCCAGCTACAACGGTACCTACCTCTCGTCTGGGTACTGCCCCGGGCCCCTGCCTGGCTCAGCACTTCCCCCCGcctccctccaccaccccctccaGCCCACGCCCACCCTGGTGCCCAGCTACTCGCCCTCCACCCAAGTTTACAGCTACCCGCCAAGCAGCTACCCCCACCAGCCTAGCCTGGCCCCCGCTTACAGCCACCCCTCTGCAGGGTACTTACACTCCGGGCTGGCCACCcctactcctctcccctcccggaCCACCGTAGTCGGGGGAAGCTACAGCTACCAGGAGTCTGGAGGTGGGGTGAAGAGGAAGGCATTTGACATGTCattggaagaggagggggaaggttCTCGATACAGGAAGTATTCAGGCTACGACCCAATGAAGTCCGGAGGAGGaggggactctctctctccctacagcaTGGGGGATAAAGGAAACATCAGATTCACCACAGGCAGCACAGATCCCCTGGCATTTAAGCCCAGTAAGCCCTCCTCCCAGCCCCTGGTGTCCCCTCCCTATATGGTGGCTGTGGCAGGGGAGAACAGCCCGGCAGCAGGGATGACTGGAGagaacggaggaggaggagggtcagaAAACCAGGGCTTCTCCCACtcccagcagcaacagcagcagcaccgCTCCTCCCAGGCTCACAACCAGAAACGCCCCTCCATCCACGGCCAAGGCCAGCCTGGGTCTGGACCAGGGGAGACAGCCAGCCTGAAGAGTCCAGACCCCATGGTTCTGGATCTAGTCAACGGGGAAGTGCTGGACTGCAGCCCAGCCCTGCTATGGGGGGAGCTGGCTGGGCTGACCCACGTCAAAGCTGCCCTGGAGGAGGAGCTGTTGTGGCCCTGTCTAAGGCCCAGCCCCACCATCCTCCCCCCAGCCACCGTGCTGCTGTTCGGCCCCCGGGGAAGCGGGAAGACCACCCTGGCCCGCTCCATGGCCGCCCAGCTGGGGGCCTCCTTCTATAGGCTCAGCGGGGCCATGTTAGCTTCTAAAGGCAAGGTGGATGCCGAGGGGATCCTGGGGGCCACGCTGCAGGTGGCGGGGGCGAGACAGCCTTCTGTTGTGCTGCTCAGTGAAGTGGAGGctctggaggatgaggagggtctgaggcaggtgttgcTATCCGCCCTGGAGAAGGCCCAGATGGGGTTAGGGTCGGCGGGGGGAGCCCCTGGGCTGGTGATCGTGGTGTGTACCACCGGCAGGCCAGACCTGCTCCAGGATACGGTGCATCGGAGCTTCGCCAAGCACTACCACGTGGGCCTGCCAGATGCGGGGATGCGGAGACAGGTGCTGCTGCAGGCGCTAGTGCCCCAGGGATGTTCTCTCAGTGACAGGGAGCTGGGGGCTGTACTGCAGCGGTCAGAGGGCTTCTCTGTGTGGGAGCTGCTGCAGCTCTGCCAGCAGGCCCTATCCTCAGCATCCTCCTCGGGCCCTCAGGGGCCCTTACATAGCCTTTCAGGACAGGCTACGGGGCCCCCAGCCCTCAAAGACTTTGAGAACGCCTTCTGCAAGGTGCGTCCGCAGTCGCACGCCACCCCGAAAGAACTGGACACTTGTATGGAGTGGAGCAAGGTGTACAGTCAATGA
- the fignl2 gene encoding fidgetin-like protein 2 isoform X2 — translation MHWNPEHAQSLSQWPEQHLDVSSTTSSPAHKSELYTAGRTHARGGSTHGYAWANDDIGALTASNLLKSYAEKYSGVLDSPYNRPPGPTVGAYPEPGAFGGLNGLKTELEPWPLSHSAEGPYPGSLDGLSGPKAGATSAGPPGASSVSVVNSNLSDSGYSGSSSCSGSHSGDYNPPSYNGTYLSSGYCPGPLPGSALPPASLHHPLQPTPTLVPSYSPSTQVYSYPPSSYPHQPSLAPAYSHPSAGYLHSGLATPTPLPSRTTVVGGSYSYQESGGGVKRKAFDMSLEEEGEGSRYRKYSGYDPMKSGGGGDSLSPYSMGDKGNIRFTTGSTDPLAFKPSKPSSQPLVSPPYMVAVAGENSPAAGMTGENGGGGGSENQGFSHSQQQQQQHRSSQAHNQKRPSIHGQGQPGSGPGETASLKSPDPMVLDLVNGEVLDCSPALLWGELAGLTHVKAALEEELLWPCLRPSPTILPPATVLLFGPRGSGKTTLARSMAAQLGASFYRLSGAMLASKGKVDAEGILGATLQVAGARQPSVVLLSEVEALEDEEGLRQVLLSALEKAQMGLGSAGGAPGLVIVVCTTGRPDLLQDTVHRSFAKHYHVGLPDAGMRRQVLLQALVPQGCSLSDRELGAVLQRSEGFSVWELLQLCQQALSSASSSGPQGPLHSLSGQATGPPALKDFENAFCKVRPQSHATPKELDTCMEWSKVYSQ, via the coding sequence ATGCACTGGAACCCGGAGCATGCCCAGTCCCTCAGCCAGTGGCCTGAGCAGCACCTGGATGtgtcctccaccacctcctcgcCGGCCCACAAGTCCGAGCTGTACACCGCTGGCCGAACCCACGCCCGAGGAGGCTCCACCCACGGCTACGCCTGGGCCAATGACGACATTGGTGCCCTAACCGCCTCCAATCTGCTAAAGAGCTATGCAGAGAAGTACTCTGGTGTTCTAGACTCACCCTACAACCGTCCACCGGGGCCCACTGTAGGGGCCTACCCAGAGCCAGGGGCCTTCGGTGGCCTCAATGGCCTCAAGACTGAGCTGGAGCCCTGGCCCCTGAGCCACAGTGCGGAGGGGCCCTACCCCGGGTCCCTGGATGGTCTGTCAGGCCCCAAGGCTGGGGCCACATCAGCAGGGCCCCCAGGGGCCAGCAGTGTGTCAGTGGTCAACAGTAACCTCTCAGACTCTGGATATAGTGGTAGCAGCTCCTGCTCTGGGTCTCACTCTGGTGACTACAACCCCCCCAGCTACAACGGTACCTACCTCTCGTCTGGGTACTGCCCCGGGCCCCTGCCTGGCTCAGCACTTCCCCCCGcctccctccaccaccccctccaGCCCACGCCCACCCTGGTGCCCAGCTACTCGCCCTCCACCCAAGTTTACAGCTACCCGCCAAGCAGCTACCCCCACCAGCCTAGCCTGGCCCCCGCTTACAGCCACCCCTCTGCAGGGTACTTACACTCCGGGCTGGCCACCcctactcctctcccctcccggaCCACCGTAGTCGGGGGAAGCTACAGCTACCAGGAGTCTGGAGGTGGGGTGAAGAGGAAGGCATTTGACATGTCattggaagaggagggggaaggttCTCGATACAGGAAGTATTCAGGCTACGACCCAATGAAGTCCGGAGGAGGaggggactctctctctccctacagcaTGGGGGATAAAGGAAACATCAGATTCACCACAGGCAGCACAGATCCCCTGGCATTTAAGCCCAGTAAGCCCTCCTCCCAGCCCCTGGTGTCCCCTCCCTATATGGTGGCTGTGGCAGGGGAGAACAGCCCGGCAGCAGGGATGACTGGAGagaacggaggaggaggagggtcagaAAACCAGGGCTTCTCCCACtcccagcagcaacagcagcagcaccgCTCCTCCCAGGCTCACAACCAGAAACGCCCCTCCATCCACGGCCAAGGCCAGCCTGGGTCTGGACCAGGGGAGACAGCCAGCCTGAAGAGTCCAGACCCCATGGTTCTGGATCTAGTCAACGGGGAAGTGCTGGACTGCAGCCCAGCCCTGCTATGGGGGGAGCTGGCTGGGCTGACCCACGTCAAAGCTGCCCTGGAGGAGGAGCTGTTGTGGCCCTGTCTAAGGCCCAGCCCCACCATCCTCCCCCCAGCCACCGTGCTGCTGTTCGGCCCCCGGGGAAGCGGGAAGACCACCCTGGCCCGCTCCATGGCCGCCCAGCTGGGGGCCTCCTTCTATAGGCTCAGCGGGGCCATGTTAGCTTCTAAAGGCAAGGTGGATGCCGAGGGGATCCTGGGGGCCACGCTGCAGGTGGCGGGGGCGAGACAGCCTTCTGTTGTGCTGCTCAGTGAAGTGGAGGctctggaggatgaggagggtctgaggcaggtgttgcTATCCGCCCTGGAGAAGGCCCAGATGGGGTTAGGGTCGGCGGGGGGAGCCCCTGGGCTGGTGATCGTGGTGTGTACCACCGGCAGGCCAGACCTGCTCCAGGATACGGTGCATCGGAGCTTCGCCAAGCACTACCACGTGGGCCTGCCAGATGCGGGGATGCGGAGACAGGTGCTGCTGCAGGCGCTAGTGCCCCAGGGATGTTCTCTCAGTGACAGGGAGCTGGGGGCTGTACTGCAGCGGTCAGAGGGCTTCTCTGTGTGGGAGCTGCTGCAGCTCTGCCAGCAGGCCCTATCCTCAGCATCCTCCTCGGGCCCTCAGGGGCCCTTACATAGCCTTTCAGGACAGGCTACGGGGCCCCCAGCCCTCAAAGACTTTGAGAACGCCTTCTGCAAGGTGCGTCCGCAGTCGCACGCCACCCCGAAAGAACTGGACACTTGTATGGAGTGGAGCAAGGTGTACAGTCAATGA